Below is a window of Wenzhouxiangella sp. XN201 DNA.
GAATTCCATCGAGCCGTCTTCGGTGGGCGCATACAGCAGCACCTCGGGAGTAAGCAGGCTCAGGCGGCCATCGTCGGCCAGGTAGTCGAGGTTGGCGATGTGATAGCCCATGCCGCCGGGCGGTGCTTCGACGCACTCGCTGATCGGCGTGTCCCAGCCGGCTGCCGCCGCCACGTCATGGCTGTGAAACGCCACCGTGGCCAGGCGAAGTTGGTCGAGGTCGGCGTTGTAATCGTGTTCGTTTTCCTCCTGACACTCCGGCGGCATGCCGCCGCCGAGCATGCCCATCAGGACGCACCAGCGGTGGCTCGGTCCGCTGTCATCCGGTGGACCGGATTGGGCGAGGGCACTCGTGGACACGGCGGTGTGTGCGAGCAGGCCGAAAGCGGCAAGCAGTATGACTCTGAAATTGGTGAAGCGAATCATGACGGTCTCCTTGTGGTCTGATTTCCGAATCGCGCGCCGCGGGTTCGTGACGCTTGATCACCAGTATTGGCAGGCGATCCGGAAAGGACTTGAGGAAACCGTGAAGCTTTTCTCAGGAAACCCTTCGAAGGGTGTTCAGGCGGCGCGGGAAGCGCCTGAGCCTTGACTCGTGGCTTCGTTGTGAATCATCGCGGCAGCTTTCTCGGCAATCATGATCGTGGGGGCGTTGGTGTTGCCCCCGACCAGGGACGGCATGATCGAGGCGTCGACCACGCGCAGGCCCCCGACGCCGCGGACCCGCAATTGCGGGTCGACGACCGAGTCGGCGTCATTGCCCATCCGGCAGGTGCCGACGGGGTGGTAGATGGTCTCGGCCTTGGTGCGGATGAAGTCGATCAGGCTGTCGCGGTCACGCACCTCGCCGCCCGGGAAGATCTCGTGCGCGCGGAACGGGCGAAAGGCCGGTTGCTCGAGGACGCTGCGCGAGAGCCGGACGCATTCGAGCATCATTTCGAGGTCCTCGGGCGCGCTGAGGTAGTTGGCGTGGATCGCGATCGGTTCGCGCGGGTCGGTCGATCGCAGCGCCAGGTGGCCGCGGCTTTCGGGTCTCAAGGGGCAGGCGTGGAGGGTATAGCCGTCGCCGGGCAGGCGATTGCGGCCGTGATCGTCGAGCAGAGCCGGCACGAAGTGCATCTGGATGTCGGGCCGGTCGTTGCGACCGCGACCGCTGACGAGAAACGCCCCGGCCTCGGCGATATTGGACGTACCCTCGCCCTCGTGGTGCAGGTAGTACTGCAGGCCGACGCGGAGTTCGTTGAGCTGATCGTAGGTCACCGGCTGCGAGCATCGGGTGAGCGTGCAGATATCGAGGTGATCCTGCAGGTTCTGTCCCACGCCTGAGCGATCGTGCCGGACTTCTACACCCGCCGCTTCGAGCATTCCGGCCGGACCGATACCCGAAAGCATCATGAGCTGGGGTGAATTGATGGTGCCGGCGGCCAGCAGCACTTCGCGCTCGGCATTGGCCGTATGCGTCATGCCGCGGCGGCGATAGCGTACGCCACCGATGCGATCCGGCCCGGCCCAGGTCAGGCCCAGGGTGAGTGCGCCGGTCAACACGGTCAGATTGGGACGCGACCGGACCGGATTGAGAAATCCGGCAGCCGTGCTGCAGCGCCGGCCGTCGCGCTGGGTGACCTGGTAGAAGCCCGCGCCGCGCTGGGCCGGCCCGTTGAAATCGGGGTTGCGGGCGATGCCGGCCTGCTCGGCGGCCTGGATGAACACGTCGCTGAGCGCGTTGGTGTAGCTGAGGTCGGACACGCTCAAGGGGCCACCGGTGGCGTGCAAGTCGGATTTCCCCCGCGACTGATCCTCGGAGCGCAGGAAATAGGGCAGCACCTCGGTCCAGCTCCAGCCCGGATTGCCGGCCGCGGCCCAGTCGTCGTAGTCGGTGCGGTGCCCGCGTGCGTAGCACATGGCGTTGATCGAGCTCGAGCCGCCCAGGACCTTGCCGCGTGGCCAGTAGAGCCGGCGGTTGTTGAGTGCCGGTTCGGGTTCGGTCTCGTAATTCCAGTTGAGCGACTTGAAGTTGACCAGGCGCGCCAGCCCGGCGGGCATGTGGATGAAAGGATTCCAGTCGCGCGGGCCGGCCTCGAGCAGCAGCACGCTGACGTCGGGGTCCGCGCTCAGCCGGTTGGCGAGCACGCAGCCGGCTGATCCGGCCCCAACGATGATGTAGTCATAGGTCTTGGGCATGGCGGCTCGCCGAGTTTATCTCACGGTCGATGATAGGGCCCGGATTTAGAATCGGGGGTCTAGAGGGATTAAGGGACCAGGGACCACGGACCAGGCACCAGGGGGCCTTCAGAGCCTGTGCAATTGGCTCATCAAGTCGAATCCGCTCAGGCGCTCGTCGAAGTTTCGCGTCAAGCCGATCACCTTGAACTTCTCGCCCATCTCGCCGGGCAGGGTCAGGCGCTTGAGTTCGCCGGCCAGCTTGAGACGTTGTTCATCGTCGCGCGCCTGCTCGACGGCGTCGTGGATGCCCAGGCCGAGCAGGAACCCGGCCTGGCTGGTGAAGCCGGCAATCTCCAGGCCAAGCGAGTTGGCCGCCTCGGCCACGGCGGTAAAGTCGACGAAGGCCGAAAGGTCGGTCAGGCCGGGCCAGACGAAAGGGTCGAAGTGGGCGCGGTGACGATAATGGCAGACCAGGGTGCCGCCGCTGCGGTCGGGGTGGTAGAACTCGGCGCGGGGATAGCCGTAGTCGATCATCAGGATCAGCCCCCGGCGCAGGGGCGCGCTTATGGTTTCGAGCCAGTCGGGCAGATCGACGCAGATTTCGCTGACATAGCCGTCGGGCAGCGGCTCCGGCAGTGCCTGGGCCAGCTGTTCGAGGGCGGCTTGAAGCCGCCTGCCGGGCACGCTCTCCTGCCAGTTGAAACGCTGCTCGCCCAGGCCGACGCAGTGTTCCACGAACCGGCCATCGACGCGGCCGAAGCGTGCCACCGGCAGCGCATCGAGGACTTCATTGGCAATGATCACGCCGTCCAGCGGCGGCTGTGGCGGCGTATCGAGCCAGCGCACGCGATCGCGCAACGTTTCGGGCAGGGCGTCAAGCGTTTCGCGCTGGATTTCCCGCAGCGGCGCGCTCGGCTCGAGAATCAGGTATTCCGCCGGCGGCACGGGCAGGGCCAGAAGCAGGTCGCGGGCGAGTACGCCCGAGCCGGCGCCGAGTTCCATCAGCGTCCAGTCCGAGCCGAGGGATTCGGCGACCTCGGTACACTGCCGCGCCACGGCACGGGCGAACAGACCGCCCTGTTCCGGGGCGGTGACGAAATCGCCCGAGGCGCCGAACTTGTGCAGGCCGTTGACGTAATAGCCCAGTCCCGGCTCGTACAAGGCCAGGTTCATGTAGCGGTCGAAGGGTATGGAGCCGGCCGATTCGATTTCGGCGGTGATCCTGTTGCACAATCGTTCGCTCAGGGCCGCCAGCTCTTTGGGCGGTTCGGGCAGGGACAGAGACGGAGTACGCGATGACATCGACCGAAGGCAAGCCGCGTGGACGTGTGGCGATTGTAACCGGCGCTGCGCGCCGCATTGGCGCGGTCATTGCCCGCAGCTTGCACGAGCGCGGTCTCGACGTCGTCATCCACTATCGCGGCTCGGCCGACGAGGCCCGGGCCCTGCGCGACGAATTGCTCAGAAAGCGCGCCGATTCGGTGGCGCTTGTGCAGGCCGACCTGGCCGAGGACGCGGCGTTCGGGGCGATTCGGGCGGCGGCCATGAGCGCCTTCGGGCGCATCGACGTGCTGGTCAACAATGCCTCGGGCTTCTATCCCACACCGGTCGCCGAGGCCAAGGCCGAAGACTGGGACGCGCTGATGGCCAGCAACCTGCGCGCGCCGTTCTTTCTCAGCCAGGCCTGTGCTTCCGAGTTGGGGCGTTGCCGGGGTGCGATCGTCAACCTGGTCGACATTCACGGCCTGGTGCCGCTCTCGCGCCACACGATCTACAGCCAGGCCAAGGCCGGACTGGTCATGCAGACGCGATCCCTGGCCCGTGACCTGGCGCCGGCAATCCGGGTCAACGGCGTGGCGCCGGGCGCCATCCTCTGGCCCGAGGGTGAACAGTCTCCAGAGGCAAGCCAGCAGATTCTCGATCGCATTCCGCTCGAGCGCCAGGGCCGGCCGGAGGACATTGCGGATGCGGTGGCCTTCCTGGCGCTCGACGCGCCCTACGTCACCGGGCAGATCCTGGCCGTCGACGGCGGGCGGCTTCTGAATCTCTGAACGGTTGGTTCCCTGCCGTCAGATCCAGCCGACCGCCATCACGCGCTTGTGGTGGCGGTGCTGCTCGTAGCCGTCTGGCGGGGGCTCGATCAGGGCGACGTCGCGAAAACCGACCTTCTGCATGATCCACACCAGCGTCGGCGCGCTCGGCGCCAGGCAGATGCCACCGGTCGAGGCTTCCGGGCCGTGGGTCTCGTCGGTTTCGTCGATCACGCTGAAGCAGCCCTGGATCGGCCGAACGAACTCGTAGCTGCCCCAGTCCAGCGGCCCGGAGAGATGCGGCCCGACCTGGGTTTCGATCAGGCACACGCGCCGGCAGTAGCGGTGGGCAGCGCGAATGGCCAGAACCGGGTTTTCCAGGTGGTAGAGCAGGCCGAGCATCAGTACGATATCGGCCGGTTCGACGCCCGCCTGGTCGATGTGCTCGATATCGGACTGAACGAAGGACACGGAGTCCAGCCCCAGCGCGCGCATCATCAGCCGGGAATCGGCCACGTGGCCCTCGCGTGGCTCCAGGCCGTTGACCCGCGAGCAACCCAGCTGCGCCAGGTGCATGCTGAACCAGCCCTGGTGCGAGGCCAGGTCCAGCGCCGACAGCGACTCCCCGGCCAGCACCGGCTCGAGTACCTTGCGCATCATGGCCAGCCGCGTTTCGTGCACGGCCACGGCCGAATCGGGTAGGTAGGAGGCGGTTGAACTGCCGTCGGGCAGCTCAAAGGGATAGAACCATTCGCGCTGGTGGACGGCTGCGATCAGTTCGGCTTGCGATTCGCTCACAATGAGTCACGGTGTATCGGGATCAGCCGCAATTATCCCCGAAATAGCAGCCCATTGCCGGCTAGCGCGAGGCTGGCAATTCGACAGCATTTCTCCTGAAGAACGCCATCTGCGTGAATCTGCGAAATCTGCGGTTTCAAAAACTCCGATGCGACTATTTGAGCAGGCGCGTGACGTCCCGGAACCTCGGATGGCCGGCATCGCCCATCAGCTCGAACAGCACCATCTCGACATTGCTCAGATGCACGCCGGCAGCCGCCATGCGCTGGAAAGCGATGTCGCGGTTGAAGACCGAGCGCGACGAGACTGCGTCGCAGACTAGGTGGACCTCGTAACCTTCCGCGCGCAGGGCCGCGGCCGTCTGCCACACGCAGACATGCGTCTCGATGCCGGCCAGCACGATGCGGTCGCGTCCGGAATCCCGAATGGCCTGGCGCAGCGTCTCGTCGCCCCAGCAGCCGAAACTGTCCTTGGCACAGGGCGTATGCCCGTCGAGCTTTTCGACCAGCTCCGGCACGGTCGGACCCAGTTTTTCGGGCAACTGCTCGGCCCAGACGACCGGCACCTCGAGCAGCCGGCAGGCCTCGATCAGCACGCCCTGCTGGTGAATCATGGCGTCCGACTCGTGCATGATGCGCGCCAGTTTGCCCTGGACATCGACCAGGAGGAGGAGGGCGTTGTCGGGGGTGGGGTGGTCGAGGAGATTGCTCATCGGGATTTGCCTCCGGCGGATTACTATGTGTCCTTTGGGTTTGGTGGCTTGCGGGAATAGGTTTCAGATTTCGGGGTTCGGGGTTCGGGTATCCGGCCATTGCGGCGAAGTCGCCCCGCACTGCTCTCGGTAGCCCGCCCCTGAAACCTGAACACTGAACCCTGAAACCCAATTATTCTTAACCACTCCCCCACCAGTTTGGCGAGGAGCTTTGCTTGCCGCCCAGGTCTGCGGGTTCCAGCGAGCGGTCGCCCTCGAACTCTTCCCAATGCTCGGCAAACGTCTTTCCCGTTTCCGGGTGCTTCAACTGTGGCGCCAGGTCGGCCAGCGGCTTGAGAACATGGGCGTATTTGAGGATTTCGTCGCGGGGCAGGCTCAAGCCGTCGAAATCGCCGACCTTGTCGTCGTGGAGCAGGATGTCGATATCCAGGGTCCGGTCGGAAAACTTGGGCTGGTTGCGGTCGCGCCCGTGTGTATCTTCCAGTTCGGTCAGCCAGGCCTTGAGTTGGGTCGGTGACAGGTCGGTGTCGATGCGCGCCGCGCAGTTGAGGAAGTCCTCGCCGGAAAAGCCCACGGCGGCAGAGCGATAGACCGGCGAGATCGCCGTGTTGTCGAATCGGCGATAGAGCGTGCGGATGCCGGAGCGGAGGTTGCGCTCGGCGTCTTGATTCGAGCCCAGGCCCAGGTAGACGGTACTCATGGGCGTCGCCCCCGCTCGATGACGATGCCCACCGATTTTGCACCGCGCACGGCACCCGGCTTGTCCACGCGCAGCCGCAGCCAACCGACCGGGAACTCGCCCAGCACGATTTCCGCACAGCGTTCGGCCAGGGTTTCGACCAGCTGGAAGGAACTGTTCTCGACGAAGCCGATCAGGCGCTTGGCCACCGCCTTGTAGTCGAGGGCGTCATCGATGCGGTCGCTGGCTGCCGCCTTGCGAACGTCGGTACTCATCTCGAGGTTCACCCGCACCACCTGGCGAATCTTGCGTTCCCAGTCGTAGATGCCGATGACGGTCTCGATGTCGAGGTCGTTGATGAAGACGATGTCCATGGGGTTGGCTGGTTCGCTTGTTGGCTGGTTTGCTGGTTAAAAATTCCGGGAAGCCAACGAGTCAATTGGCCACCTCGGTTTGACTGCGATCTTCCCATCCTTCGTCCCTTCCCCCCTCCGGTACCACCCCGCATGGGCAATCATCGCACCATTGTCGGTGCACATTCTGAGGGATGGGTAGTAGACCTGGCCGGGCAGGCGTGTTTCGAGTTCGGCGCGCAGGCGGCGGTTGGCGCTCACCCCGCCGGCGATCACCAGGCGCTTCATTCGGGTCTCCTTGAGTGCCCGTCGGCATTTGATCGCCAGGGTTTCGGCCACGGCCTGCTCGAAGCCGGCGGCGATGTCGGGATAATCCGTCTCCTCGACCCGCTTGATCAGTTCGCGCGTATGGGTCTTGAGCCCCGAAAAACTGAAATCCAGCCCGGGTCGATTGACCATCGGGCGCGGAAAGTCGAAGCGGTCGCGATTGCCGCTCTCGGCCAGGCGTGCCACTTCCGGGCCGCCGGGATAGCCCAGGCCGAGCAGCCGGGCGGTCTTGTCGAAGGCCTCGCCGGCAGCATCGTCGAGAGTCTCGCCCAGCAGCCGATAGCGACCGAAGGCTTCGACCGCCACCAGCATGGTGTGGCCGCCCGAGACCAGCAGGGCGACGAAGGGAAAGTCCGGCGCCGGGTCCTCGAGCAGCGGCGAAAGCAGGTGGCCCTCCATGTGGTGGACGGCAATGGCCGGCCGGTCCAGTGCCGCGGCCATTGCCACGCCGGTGGAGGCGCCCACCAGCAGGGCGCCGGCCAGGCCGGGGCCGGCGGTGTAGGCGACTGCATCGATGTCCCCGGCGGTCATTTTGGCCCGGTCGAGCAGTTCGCGCAGCATGCCCGGCAGCTTGCGCACGTGGTCGCGCGAAGCCAGCTCCGGCACGACGCCGCCGTAGGCTGCGTGATCGGCCTGGGTATAGACCAGGTCGGCGACCAGACCGCGCTCGGGGTGGTAGAGCGCCACGCCGGTCTCGTCACAGGAGGTTTCGATGCCGAGAATGTTTTGCATGGCGGGCATTTGGCGGTTTATAATGGTCAGCTTTCCACAATTCCGGGACAGAGAGAGTTCATGCCCAGCGTAAAGGTCAAGGAAAACGAGCCGTTTGAGTACGCCCTGCGTCGCTTCAAGCGCTCCTGCGAAAAGGCCGGCGTGGTTGCCGAAGCCCGGCGTCGCGAGTTCTACGAGAAGCCGACCCAGGAACGCAAGCGCAAGAAGGCGGCTGCGGTCAAGCGCCACCTGCGCAAGCTTTCGCGCGAGCGCGTCAATCGCAAGCGGCTCTACTAAAGCTCCATTTTACGCCACTTCTCCTCCGGGGAATCGTCGTGTCGCTGAAAGCGCGGATCAATGAAGACGTCAAGCAGGCCATGCGCTCCGGCGACAAGGCACGCCTGAAGATCCTGCGCATGGTGACGGCGGCGATCAAGCAGCGTGAGATCGACGAGCGCATCGAGCTCGACGATGTCCAGGTGCTGGCGGTGGTCGAGAAGATGATCAAGCAGCGTCGCGAATCGGCCGAGCAGTACCGGGCCGGCAACCGTCCCGAGCTGGCCGACGTCGAAGAAGCCGAAATCACGGTGCTGGAAACCTATCTGCCCGAACAGCTCTCCGACGATGAGCTCGCCGAGGCCGTAGACCAGGCCATTGCCGAAGCCGACGCTAGCGACATGAAGGCCATGGGTCAGGTCATGGGCTTGCTCAAGCCCCGCCTGCAGGGCCGGGCCGACATGGGCAAGGTTTCCGGACTGGTCCGCTCGCGACTGGCCGGCTGAGCCACGGGCCCCAGGCGTGCCCGGCCGCATCCCCGAAGACTTCATTGAAACCCTGCTCGAACGCATCGACATCGTCGAGGTGATCGGCGCGCGCGTCGAACTCAAGTCGGCCGGGCGCGGCGAGCACAAGGCCTTGTGCCCGTTTCACGACGAAAAAACCCCCTCGTTTACCGTCAGCACCGACAAGCAGTTCTACCACTGCTTCGGATGCGGCGCCCACGGCACGGCCATCGGTTTCGTCATGGAATACGACGGGCTGGAATTTCCGGCTGCCATCGAGGAACTGGCGCACAGCGCCGGGCTGGAAGTGCCGCGCGAGGCCGGCCAGGCGCCGACCAAGCCAAACGATCGGCTCTACCAGGCCCTGGGTCAGGCGCAGGCCTGGTTCCGGCGCCAGCTCGGCGCTTCCGAGACCGCCCGCGACTACCTGAAAGCGCGCGGCTTCGACAAGGCCACCGTCGATGAATTCGGTATCGGCTACGCGCCGGAAGCCTGGCAGGCCCTGGCCGATCACTTGATTGCCGAGGGCTTCCGGCCGCAGGAGCTCGAGGAAGCCGGCCTGATCACCCGCCGGGATGGCCGGGTGATCGACAAGTTCCGCGACCGGGTCATGTTCCCCATTCACGACCGCCGCGGCCGCGTGATTGCCTTCGGGGGCCGTGCGCTGGCTGAGCGCGGGCCGAAGTACATGAATTCGCCCGAAACGCCGGTGTTCCACAAGGGGCGCGAGCTCTATCGGCTCTACCAGGTGCGCCGCGGCGGCCTGCCGGAACGCCTGCTGGTGGTCGAAGGCTACATGGACGCCGCCGCCCTGCACCAGTTCGGCTTCACCAACGCGGTCGCCACGCTCGGCACGTCGGTCACGGCCGACCACCTGGAGTTGCTGTTTCGCGCCTCGCCGGTGGTGGTGTTCTGCTTCGACGGTGACCGGGCCGGCCGCCAGGCCGCCTGGCGCGGGCTGGAAGCGGCACTACCGGCGATGAAAGCCAATCGCGAGGTGCGATTCCTGTTCCTGCCCGAGGGCGAGGATCCGGACTCGCTGGTCCGCGATCATGGTGCCGAGGCCTTCTCGCAACTGCTCGATCAGGCGCGGCCCCTGTCTGAGTTTTTCTTCGATCACCTGGCCGAGTCGGTCGATATGAGCACACTCGACGGACGTGCCCGGCTGGTGGCCCTGTCCGAGCCCTACCTGGACAAGATGCCCGAAGGGGCGTTCGCCGACATGATGCGCGACGAATTGGTGCGACGCACCGGCCACGGCGGCCGTATCCAGCAGACTGCTCCGCCGACGGCCACAAGGCGCTTGCCGGACGATGGCGAAGACCGCTCGCTTACTCCGGTACAGTACGCCGTGGCCCTGATCGTGCAGCAACCGTCGCTGGCTGCCGACCTGTCGCCGGACGTGTTGGATGGGCCGGCGAGCGTTCGCGGGGTGGATTTTCTGCAGGAATTGATTGACTTTTGCCGTCACAAACCCCAACTTTCTACGGCTAAGCTTCTGGAAACCTGGCGAGACCGTCCCGAGGCGCCCTGGTTGGCGCGTCTGGCTGTACGTAATGTCATCGCCGATCCGGAAGAAATGTCGACGGCATTGACACAAACTCTGGCCAGAATCCGTCGTCAAAGGGTAAAGA
It encodes the following:
- a CDS encoding choline dehydrogenase, with amino-acid sequence MPKTYDYIIVGAGSAGCVLANRLSADPDVSVLLLEAGPRDWNPFIHMPAGLARLVNFKSLNWNYETEPEPALNNRRLYWPRGKVLGGSSSINAMCYARGHRTDYDDWAAAGNPGWSWTEVLPYFLRSEDQSRGKSDLHATGGPLSVSDLSYTNALSDVFIQAAEQAGIARNPDFNGPAQRGAGFYQVTQRDGRRCSTAAGFLNPVRSRPNLTVLTGALTLGLTWAGPDRIGGVRYRRRGMTHTANAEREVLLAAGTINSPQLMMLSGIGPAGMLEAAGVEVRHDRSGVGQNLQDHLDICTLTRCSQPVTYDQLNELRVGLQYYLHHEGEGTSNIAEAGAFLVSGRGRNDRPDIQMHFVPALLDDHGRNRLPGDGYTLHACPLRPESRGHLALRSTDPREPIAIHANYLSAPEDLEMMLECVRLSRSVLEQPAFRPFRAHEIFPGGEVRDRDSLIDFIRTKAETIYHPVGTCRMGNDADSVVDPQLRVRGVGGLRVVDASIMPSLVGGNTNAPTIMIAEKAAAMIHNEATSQGSGASRAA
- a CDS encoding SAM-dependent methyltransferase; translation: MSSRTPSLSLPEPPKELAALSERLCNRITAEIESAGSIPFDRYMNLALYEPGLGYYVNGLHKFGASGDFVTAPEQGGLFARAVARQCTEVAESLGSDWTLMELGAGSGVLARDLLLALPVPPAEYLILEPSAPLREIQRETLDALPETLRDRVRWLDTPPQPPLDGVIIANEVLDALPVARFGRVDGRFVEHCVGLGEQRFNWQESVPGRRLQAALEQLAQALPEPLPDGYVSEICVDLPDWLETISAPLRRGLILMIDYGYPRAEFYHPDRSGGTLVCHYRHRAHFDPFVWPGLTDLSAFVDFTAVAEAANSLGLEIAGFTSQAGFLLGLGIHDAVEQARDDEQRLKLAGELKRLTLPGEMGEKFKVIGLTRNFDERLSGFDLMSQLHRL
- a CDS encoding pteridine reductase encodes the protein MAIVTGAARRIGAVIARSLHERGLDVVIHYRGSADEARALRDELLRKRADSVALVQADLAEDAAFGAIRAAAMSAFGRIDVLVNNASGFYPTPVAEAKAEDWDALMASNLRAPFFLSQACASELGRCRGAIVNLVDIHGLVPLSRHTIYSQAKAGLVMQTRSLARDLAPAIRVNGVAPGAILWPEGEQSPEASQQILDRIPLERQGRPEDIADAVAFLALDAPYVTGQILAVDGGRLLNL
- a CDS encoding class I SAM-dependent methyltransferase, whose amino-acid sequence is MSESQAELIAAVHQREWFYPFELPDGSSTASYLPDSAVAVHETRLAMMRKVLEPVLAGESLSALDLASHQGWFSMHLAQLGCSRVNGLEPREGHVADSRLMMRALGLDSVSFVQSDIEHIDQAGVEPADIVLMLGLLYHLENPVLAIRAAHRYCRRVCLIETQVGPHLSGPLDWGSYEFVRPIQGCFSVIDETDETHGPEASTGGICLAPSAPTLVWIMQKVGFRDVALIEPPPDGYEQHRHHKRVMAVGWI
- a CDS encoding hydrolase, with amino-acid sequence MSNLLDHPTPDNALLLLVDVQGKLARIMHESDAMIHQQGVLIEACRLLEVPVVWAEQLPEKLGPTVPELVEKLDGHTPCAKDSFGCWGDETLRQAIRDSGRDRIVLAGIETHVCVWQTAAALRAEGYEVHLVCDAVSSRSVFNRDIAFQRMAAAGVHLSNVEMVLFELMGDAGHPRFRDVTRLLK
- the folK gene encoding 2-amino-4-hydroxy-6-hydroxymethyldihydropteridine diphosphokinase — translated: MSTVYLGLGSNQDAERNLRSGIRTLYRRFDNTAISPVYRSAAVGFSGEDFLNCAARIDTDLSPTQLKAWLTELEDTHGRDRNQPKFSDRTLDIDILLHDDKVGDFDGLSLPRDEILKYAHVLKPLADLAPQLKHPETGKTFAEHWEEFEGDRSLEPADLGGKQSSSPNWWGSG
- the folB gene encoding dihydroneopterin aldolase, with the protein product MDIVFINDLDIETVIGIYDWERKIRQVVRVNLEMSTDVRKAAASDRIDDALDYKAVAKRLIGFVENSSFQLVETLAERCAEIVLGEFPVGWLRLRVDKPGAVRGAKSVGIVIERGRRP
- the tsaD gene encoding tRNA (adenosine(37)-N6)-threonylcarbamoyltransferase complex transferase subunit TsaD, translated to MQNILGIETSCDETGVALYHPERGLVADLVYTQADHAAYGGVVPELASRDHVRKLPGMLRELLDRAKMTAGDIDAVAYTAGPGLAGALLVGASTGVAMAAALDRPAIAVHHMEGHLLSPLLEDPAPDFPFVALLVSGGHTMLVAVEAFGRYRLLGETLDDAAGEAFDKTARLLGLGYPGGPEVARLAESGNRDRFDFPRPMVNRPGLDFSFSGLKTHTRELIKRVEETDYPDIAAGFEQAVAETLAIKCRRALKETRMKRLVIAGGVSANRRLRAELETRLPGQVYYPSLRMCTDNGAMIAHAGWYRRGEGTKDGKIAVKPRWPIDSLASRNF
- the rpsU gene encoding 30S ribosomal protein S21, coding for MPSVKVKENEPFEYALRRFKRSCEKAGVVAEARRREFYEKPTQERKRKKAAAVKRHLRKLSRERVNRKRLY
- a CDS encoding GatB/YqeY domain-containing protein, producing the protein MSLKARINEDVKQAMRSGDKARLKILRMVTAAIKQREIDERIELDDVQVLAVVEKMIKQRRESAEQYRAGNRPELADVEEAEITVLETYLPEQLSDDELAEAVDQAIAEADASDMKAMGQVMGLLKPRLQGRADMGKVSGLVRSRLAG
- the dnaG gene encoding DNA primase — encoded protein: MPGRIPEDFIETLLERIDIVEVIGARVELKSAGRGEHKALCPFHDEKTPSFTVSTDKQFYHCFGCGAHGTAIGFVMEYDGLEFPAAIEELAHSAGLEVPREAGQAPTKPNDRLYQALGQAQAWFRRQLGASETARDYLKARGFDKATVDEFGIGYAPEAWQALADHLIAEGFRPQELEEAGLITRRDGRVIDKFRDRVMFPIHDRRGRVIAFGGRALAERGPKYMNSPETPVFHKGRELYRLYQVRRGGLPERLLVVEGYMDAAALHQFGFTNAVATLGTSVTADHLELLFRASPVVVFCFDGDRAGRQAAWRGLEAALPAMKANREVRFLFLPEGEDPDSLVRDHGAEAFSQLLDQARPLSEFFFDHLAESVDMSTLDGRARLVALSEPYLDKMPEGAFADMMRDELVRRTGHGGRIQQTAPPTATRRLPDDGEDRSLTPVQYAVALIVQQPSLAADLSPDVLDGPASVRGVDFLQELIDFCRHKPQLSTAKLLETWRDRPEAPWLARLAVRNVIADPEEMSTALTQTLARIRRQRVKTRIRELQQAQLNEGGLDEVRTSELRRLLSLRLDDRQL